One window from the genome of Streptomyces sp. NBC_00287 encodes:
- a CDS encoding serine hydrolase domain-containing protein yields MTTPQEELLPGTRRALLHRIAVAQSEGRTPSLVAAVVRDGRAVWHGSRTSVEGHGPDENVQYRIGSITKTFTAVLVMRLRDEGLLDLGDPLEKHLPGTGAGEATVAELLAHTGGLAAESPGPWWERTPGSMRPELSDVLGEQPLLHPVGRRHHYSNPGYTLLGALVEKLRAAPWEDVLRREVLEPLGLSRTSGRPKAPHAGGWAVHPWADVMLPEPSEDLGRMAPAGQLWSTTADLARFASFLAKGDDRVLSAASVREMRTPAAPGEAADVADGVAYGLGIQIQHRHGRLLAGHSGSLPGFLASLFFSESDDVAAVVLANCTSGPLLSLVAADLVRIVAEAEPRIPDPWRPMTEVDPDVLELAGQWYWGTYGFALRLTADGLVSLEPLSGNGRRSRFRANGDGTWTGLEGYYAGELLRAVRRPDGGVSHLDLGSFVFTRQPYDEGAPVPGGVDPEGWRGIP; encoded by the coding sequence ATGACGACACCTCAGGAAGAGTTGCTGCCCGGGACCCGACGGGCGCTGCTGCACCGGATCGCCGTGGCCCAGTCCGAGGGGCGGACGCCCTCGTTGGTCGCGGCGGTCGTACGGGACGGGCGCGCCGTGTGGCACGGGTCGCGGACCTCGGTCGAGGGGCACGGGCCGGATGAGAACGTGCAGTACCGGATCGGCTCGATCACCAAGACCTTCACGGCCGTTCTGGTCATGCGGCTGCGCGACGAAGGGCTGCTCGACCTCGGTGATCCCTTGGAGAAGCATCTGCCCGGGACCGGTGCGGGGGAGGCCACGGTCGCCGAACTGCTCGCCCACACGGGCGGATTGGCCGCCGAGTCGCCCGGCCCGTGGTGGGAGCGGACGCCCGGCTCGATGCGGCCCGAACTCTCCGATGTGCTGGGAGAACAGCCCCTCCTGCATCCCGTCGGACGCCGCCACCACTACTCGAACCCCGGTTACACCCTGCTGGGCGCGCTGGTGGAGAAGCTGCGCGCGGCGCCCTGGGAGGACGTACTGCGGCGGGAAGTGCTCGAACCCCTGGGCCTGAGCCGTACGAGCGGGCGACCGAAGGCGCCGCACGCGGGTGGCTGGGCGGTGCACCCATGGGCCGATGTGATGCTGCCAGAGCCCTCGGAGGACCTCGGGCGGATGGCTCCGGCCGGGCAACTGTGGTCCACCACAGCCGACTTGGCGCGATTCGCGAGCTTCCTGGCCAAGGGGGACGACCGGGTGCTGAGCGCGGCGAGCGTACGGGAGATGCGGACGCCGGCCGCGCCGGGCGAGGCCGCCGATGTCGCCGACGGAGTCGCGTACGGGCTGGGGATTCAGATCCAGCACCGGCACGGACGGCTGCTCGCGGGGCACTCCGGATCGCTGCCGGGGTTCCTGGCGAGCCTCTTCTTCAGCGAGAGTGACGACGTCGCGGCAGTGGTGCTCGCCAACTGCACCTCGGGCCCGCTGCTTTCGCTGGTTGCCGCCGACCTCGTGCGCATCGTGGCCGAGGCGGAGCCGCGGATTCCCGACCCTTGGCGGCCGATGACCGAAGTCGATCCGGACGTACTGGAGTTGGCGGGGCAGTGGTACTGGGGGACATACGGCTTCGCGCTGCGGCTGACGGCCGATGGGCTCGTCTCGCTGGAGCCGCTGTCCGGCAACGGCCGGCGCTCACGGTTCCGGGCGAACGGTGACGGCACCTGGACCGGCCTTGAGGGCTACTACGCCGGAGAGCTGCTGCGGGCCGTACGGCGCCCGGACGGGGGTGTGAGCCACCTCGACCTCGGGTCGTTCGTGTTCACGCGTCAGCCGTACGACGAGGGGGCTCCGGTGCCGGGTGGCGTGGATCCGGAGGGATGGCGGGGCATTCCGTAG
- a CDS encoding YdeI/OmpD-associated family protein — MKFRTRVESPEPMKGLEVPPEVVEALGGGKRPPVTITVNGHTWKSRVAIMRGRCLLGLSNANRQAAGVETGDEVEVGLELDTEPRLVVEPEDFARALDADPAAREAYDRLPQGRKRQHVLAIDSAKKPETRLRRIEKALATLREEAGR, encoded by the coding sequence ATGAAGTTCCGGACCCGTGTCGAGTCCCCGGAACCCATGAAGGGCCTGGAGGTACCGCCGGAGGTCGTGGAGGCGCTCGGTGGCGGCAAGCGGCCGCCCGTGACCATCACGGTCAACGGGCACACGTGGAAGAGCAGAGTCGCCATCATGCGTGGCCGCTGTCTGCTCGGCCTCAGTAACGCCAACCGGCAGGCCGCCGGCGTCGAAACCGGGGACGAGGTCGAGGTCGGGCTGGAGCTCGACACCGAGCCCCGTCTCGTGGTCGAGCCCGAGGACTTCGCCCGCGCCCTGGATGCAGACCCGGCCGCCCGCGAGGCCTACGACCGTCTGCCCCAAGGCCGCAAGCGGCAGCATGTGCTTGCCATCGACAGCGCGAAGAAGCCCGAAACACGGCTGCGTCGCATCGAGAAGGCCCTGGCGACGCTCCGGGAGGAAGCGGGCCGGTAA
- a CDS encoding glyoxalase, translating into MTSIDCLTLEVADPTAAERFYTDAFGLDGQVRLRASEEPTSGFRGFTVSLVVSQPSIVNGFFGAALAAGATELKPAKKSLWGYGGVVQAPDGTIWQLASSSKKDTGPDSRKIDEIVLLLGVSDMAATKRFYVDRGLKVAKSFGSKYVEFDGSSSAIKLSLYGRRGLAKVAGVAPEGSGSHGLTIGGDAGTFTDPDGFVWEPAA; encoded by the coding sequence ATGACCTCCATCGATTGCCTCACCCTCGAGGTGGCCGACCCCACGGCCGCCGAGCGTTTCTACACGGATGCCTTCGGCCTGGACGGACAAGTACGTCTGAGAGCCTCGGAGGAGCCGACGTCCGGCTTCCGCGGGTTCACGGTGTCGCTTGTGGTCTCCCAGCCGTCGATCGTCAACGGCTTCTTCGGCGCCGCCCTGGCCGCCGGCGCCACCGAGCTGAAGCCCGCCAAGAAGTCGTTGTGGGGCTACGGCGGCGTCGTACAGGCCCCGGACGGGACGATCTGGCAGCTCGCGAGCTCGTCGAAGAAGGACACCGGCCCGGACAGCCGGAAGATCGACGAGATCGTGCTGCTGCTGGGCGTCTCGGACATGGCCGCGACCAAGCGGTTCTACGTCGACCGCGGCCTCAAGGTCGCGAAGAGCTTCGGCAGCAAGTACGTCGAGTTCGACGGCTCGTCGAGTGCCATCAAGCTGTCGCTGTACGGACGTCGCGGACTGGCCAAGGTCGCCGGAGTGGCGCCGGAGGGCAGCGGGTCCCACGGGCTCACGATCGGCGGGGACGCCGGGACGTTCACCGACCCGGACGGGTTCGTGTGGGAGCCCGCGGCATGA
- the dnaB gene encoding replicative DNA helicase — translation MSISEPLDDPWADSGPSDRLPASRRRGDGGRGRDEQHDRGRESGEWDGGGSAFERVPPQDLDAEQSVLGGMLLSKDAIADVVEVLKGHDFYKPAHETIFQAILDIYAKGEPADPITIAAELTKRGEINKVGGASYLHTLVQTVPTAANAEYYAEIVHERAVLRRLVEAGTRITQMGYAADDDVDEIVNRAQAEIYAVTEQRTSEDYLPLGDIMEGALDEIEAIGSRTGEMTGVPTGFTDLDSLTNGLHPGQMIVIAARPAMGKSTLALDFARAASIKHNLASVIFSLEMGRNEIAMRLLSAEARVALHHMRSGTMTDEDWTRLARRMPEVSAAPLYIDDSPNLSMMEIRAKCRRLKQRSDIKLVIIDYLQLMQSGGSKRSESRQQEVSDMSRNLKLLAKELEVPVIALSQLNRGPEQRTDKKPMVSDLRESGSIEQDADMVILLHREDAYEKESPRAGEADIIVGKHRNGPTATITVAFQGHYSRFVDMAQT, via the coding sequence GTGAGTATTTCCGAGCCCTTGGACGACCCGTGGGCCGACAGCGGGCCCAGTGATCGTCTGCCTGCCTCCCGCCGCCGTGGTGACGGGGGCCGGGGCCGGGACGAGCAGCACGACCGCGGCCGGGAGAGCGGCGAGTGGGACGGTGGCGGTTCGGCCTTCGAGCGGGTGCCGCCCCAGGACCTCGACGCCGAGCAGTCGGTCCTCGGCGGCATGCTCCTGTCCAAGGACGCCATCGCGGATGTGGTCGAGGTCCTCAAGGGTCATGACTTCTACAAGCCCGCGCACGAGACGATCTTCCAGGCGATCCTCGACATCTACGCCAAGGGCGAGCCGGCCGACCCCATCACCATCGCCGCCGAGCTCACCAAGCGCGGCGAGATCAACAAGGTCGGCGGCGCCTCGTATCTGCACACCCTCGTCCAGACGGTGCCGACGGCGGCGAACGCCGAGTACTACGCGGAGATCGTCCACGAGCGCGCCGTGCTGCGCCGTCTGGTGGAGGCCGGCACCCGCATCACGCAGATGGGGTACGCGGCCGACGACGACGTCGACGAGATCGTCAACCGCGCCCAGGCCGAGATCTACGCGGTCACCGAGCAGCGCACCAGCGAGGACTATCTGCCGCTCGGCGACATCATGGAGGGCGCGCTCGACGAGATCGAGGCGATCGGCTCGCGCACCGGCGAGATGACCGGTGTGCCCACCGGCTTCACGGACCTGGACTCGCTCACCAACGGCCTGCACCCAGGGCAGATGATCGTCATCGCGGCCCGTCCCGCCATGGGTAAGTCCACGCTCGCGCTGGACTTCGCGCGGGCGGCGTCGATCAAGCACAACCTGGCGAGCGTCATCTTCTCCCTGGAAATGGGGCGCAACGAGATCGCGATGCGTCTGCTGTCGGCCGAGGCGCGGGTGGCCCTGCACCACATGCGCTCCGGCACCATGACGGACGAGGACTGGACCCGGCTGGCCCGCCGAATGCCCGAGGTCTCGGCAGCGCCGCTCTACATCGACGACTCCCCGAACCTGTCGATGATGGAGATCCGTGCGAAGTGCCGTCGGCTGAAGCAGCGCAGCGACATCAAGCTGGTGATCATCGACTATCTGCAGCTGATGCAGTCCGGTGGTTCCAAGCGCTCCGAGAGCCGTCAGCAGGAGGTCTCGGACATGTCCCGTAACCTCAAGCTCCTGGCCAAGGAGCTGGAGGTGCCGGTGATCGCGCTCTCGCAGCTCAACCGTGGACCCGAGCAGCGCACCGACAAGAAGCCGATGGTGTCCGACCTGCGTGAGTCCGGCTCCATCGAGCAGGACGCCGACATGGTGATCCTGCTGCACCGCGAGGACGCGTACGAGAAGGAGTCGCCGCGCGCGGGCGAGGCCGACATCATCGTGGGCAAGCACCGTAACGGTCCGACGGCGACGATCACGGTGGCCTTCCAGGGCCACTACTCGCGCTTCGTCGACATGGCGCAGACCTGA
- a CDS encoding dihydrofolate reductase family protein yields MRKLIYGMNLSLDGYIAAPGDDIGWSVPSDELFQFWSDQLQATDLTLYGRKLWQTMSSYWPTGDQQPNATPAHIEFARRWRDMSKVVFSSTIDKVDWNTRLVTGDAVAEITRLKAEDGGPMDIGGATLAGAAMRAGLIDEYVLATAPVLVGSGTPFFAALDSWVNLNLVETRTFPCGVILTRYETRR; encoded by the coding sequence ATGCGGAAATTGATCTACGGCATGAACCTGTCCCTGGACGGCTACATCGCCGCGCCCGGCGACGACATCGGCTGGAGCGTGCCGAGCGACGAGTTGTTCCAGTTTTGGTCCGACCAGCTGCAGGCGACCGACCTGACGCTGTACGGGCGCAAGCTGTGGCAGACGATGAGCTCCTACTGGCCGACGGGCGACCAGCAGCCCAACGCCACCCCGGCGCACATCGAGTTCGCGCGCCGCTGGCGGGACATGTCGAAGGTGGTGTTCTCCTCGACGATCGACAAGGTCGACTGGAACACCCGCCTGGTCACCGGCGACGCGGTCGCCGAGATCACCCGGCTCAAGGCCGAGGACGGCGGCCCGATGGACATCGGCGGCGCGACGCTCGCCGGGGCGGCCATGCGGGCCGGGCTGATTGACGAGTACGTGCTGGCCACCGCGCCGGTCCTGGTGGGCAGCGGCACGCCATTCTTCGCCGCGCTGGACAGCTGGGTGAACCTGAACCTGGTGGAGACGCGGACGTTTCCCTGCGGCGTGATCCTGACCAGGTACGAGACGAGGCGCTGA